From one Humulus lupulus chromosome 8, drHumLupu1.1, whole genome shotgun sequence genomic stretch:
- the LOC133798344 gene encoding uncharacterized protein LOC133798344, which yields MASRSLDDAEFWLPSQFLTDDDVLMDKENFDKNGVTFGTDNGCFGGRRPCVNGFPTEFPYEFDSFGSNSALSSPVESVVSSTETESSDEEDFFAGLTRRFAQSNLREAQKPVPPCFNQEKSEWVLSGSPQSILSGIGSWSGRSISSNGSPNGPSQVVSPPTTPFGAKNDTWDLIYAAAGQVARLKMSGEDAKMSQHGRGLLGAPRSPSPLPSARYPNSGLYSSQSLSQNIAQFQALKPDMAAKPQCASAWGREVKACWSAQAQAQAQAQAQAHAHQQNHHYFHQQIQNRGRNTSYENGRCGRVPNLSQSAWPPLQVHNRSQQPNRPAMGAASLAGSGAKRECAGTGVFLPRRYSNPPESRKKSACPNVLLPAKVVQALNLSFDDSNSYSQPRFGCNIAPDHEALMARRNAVLDQQRRSLRPEVALNHEIRLPQEWTY from the exons ATGGCCTCTCGCTCTTTAGACGACGCTGAGTTTTGGCTTCCTTCCCAGTTTCTCACTGACGACGACGTTTTAATGGACAAGGAGAATTTCGACAAGAACGGGGTTACTTTTGGCACTGATAATGGCTGCTTTGGTGGGCGACGACCCTGTGTCAATGGCTTCCCCACTGAGTTTCCCTATGAGTTTGACTCGTTCGGTTCTAACTCCGCTCTCAGTTCGCCTGTTGAGTCTGTCGTGAGTTCTACCGAAACCGAGAGCTCCGACGAGGAAGACTTTTTCGCCGGGTTAACTCGACGGTTTGCCCAGTCTAACCTCCGCGAGGCTCAGAAGCCCGTGCCCCCCTGTTTCAACCAGGAAAAATCAGAG tGGGTTTTGTCTGGGTCACCACAGTCTATTCTGAGTGGAATCGGGAGCTGGTCTGGGCGGAGTATTTCCAGCAATGGAAGTCCAAATGGTCCTTCACAGGTTGTGTCGCCCCCGACGACGCCGTTTGGAGCTAAGAATGATACCTGGGATCTGATATACGCAGCAGCTGGGCAGGTTGCGAGGTTGAAAATGAGTGGCGAAGACGCCAAGATGAGTCAACATGGTAGAGGCCTTTTGGGTGCTCCCAGAAGTCCTAGCCCGCTCCCTTCTGCGAGATACCCCAACTCTGGACTCTACTCTAGCCAGAGTCTTTCTCAAAATATTGCCCAG TTTCAAGCTCTGAAACCGGACATGGCAGCTAAGCCACAGTGTGCTTCCGCTTGGGGAAGAGAAGTCAAGGCTTGCTGGTCAGCTCAGGCTCAGGCTCAGGCTCAGGCTCAGGCACAGGCACATGCACATCAGCAGAACCACCATTATTTCCATCAACAGATCCAAAACAGGGGAAGGAACACTAGCTACGAAAATGGCCGATGTGGGCGTGTTCCAAATTTGTCCCAATCTGCTTGGCCTCCTCTTCAAGTCCATAATCGAAGCCAACAGCCGAACAGACCCGCCATGGGAGCTGCTTCACTCGCTGGATCTGGCGCCAAGAGGGAATGTGCTGGAACTGGAGTCTTCTTGCCTCGCAGATACAGCAACCCTCCCGAGTCGCGAAAAAAATCAG CTTGCCCAAACGTTCTACTTCCAGCTAAAGTAGTCCAGGCTCTTAACTTAAGCTTTGATGACTCAAATAGTTATTCTCAACCTCGTTTTGGTTGTAATATTGCTCCAGATCATG AAGCTTTAATGGCGAGAAGAAACGCTGTGTTGGACCAGCAAAGACGAAGTTTGAGGCCAGAAGTGGCACTAAATCATGAAATACGCCTTCCTCAAGAGTGGACGTATTGA